A window of Desulfobacterales bacterium genomic DNA:
CATCCGTACAAGGCGTCTACGCCGGTGGAGATGATCACCGCCCACTTAAGAACGGTCCCCGCACCACCGGAGGCGTTCGTCGACATGCCCGCAGAGATCAGCCGGGCGATTCTGAAAGCGCTTGAAAAAAACCCGGAAGACCGGTTTGAGGATTTTTCGGCATTCAAGTCAGCCATGCTGGGAAAAGCCGCAGGGGCTCCGGCAGGTGCGACCGCCCCCCCGGGAGCCCTTGCGTTTTCCGGCGAACATTACCGGTACGGCGCGGCCGTGCTGGAAATGTATCTGAAAGCCGTGAGACAGTACCAGAACAGGGCCCGAAAATTCACGCTGATTCAAAAAGGAACGCTGCTTGAACTCATCATCGAAACCATCGACGGCGCCCCCCTCCATATTATAAAGGATGTAGAGAAAATCGCAGCGGAATAAGATGAAAATTGAGAATATCCTCTTTGATCTCGATGGAACGCTGACCGACCCCAAGGTTGGCATTACCCGATCCATTCAATACGCTCTGGAAAAACTCCACCGGCCGGTCCCGGCAGCCGGTGATCTGCTATGGTGCATCGGCCCGCCGCTGCAGGAGAGCTTCAGGAAACTGCTCTCCCCGGATGCCGATCAGGCAGAAACAGCCGTATCCCTTTATCGGGAACGGTTCAGCGCCGTCGGCAAGTTTGAAAATGAAATCTACCCGGGAATCATAGAGGCATTAGACGACCTGAGCGCCCAAGGCTTTCGCCTGTTTGTGGCCACATCAAAACCGGTTGTCTTTGCACTTGATATTATAGCGCATTTTAGTCTATTGCCATTTTTTAAACAGGTATATGGACTGGACGGTGATTTGACCGATAAGGGCGCCCTGATTTCCCATATACTCCGGAACGAAAGAATTGCGGCAAAACGCACGTTGATGGTGGGAGACCGCAGCTTCGACATCCTCGGCGCGAAAAAAACCGGCGTCTGCAGCCTGGGGGTCACGTACGGCTATGGCGCGAAAATTGAACTGATTGAAGCCGGCGCCGATTTCATTGCAGACTCTCCCCGCGAAATTATGGAAACAGCAAAGAACCTGTCGGGAGGATATACCGCTTTCCATAATAAAGTTCCGAAACAATAAATTGCGGTATAAGCGGTTGTAGAAAAAAACGTTGGGATAACGGAACGTTTTTTCTGCAACCGCTATAGCAGCGCGTGTTCGTCATTCCAGACAAATTATGACCTGAAATTTTCAAATAATATCTTATTGACGTCCAACCATATTTTTTATATCTTGAATTGACAGTTCAATTCAAACGTACTCAAACTTAATGTTTCCTGTATGGCATTCTCTGCTTTCATTTCATATGGTTCTAATTTTTGGGTTTTCACTGACCGAAACGGAACTATCCGGCGGTCCGGCAAACCGTAATTTTGACAACCCCATAAGGCGGCAATAAATCCCTTTCATCAAAAGGAGGTTTACCATGGCAACTTTTTTTATGTTCGGCAATTACACATCCGAGGCAATCAAGGCGATGAGCGCAGCGAGAACCGAGCTTGTCGTAAAAGAAATCAAAAAGATGAAAGGCGAAGTCAGCGCGATGCACGCTTTGCTCGGACAATACGATCTGCTGTTTTGCGTCAACTTGCCGAGCGTTGAAGCGGCAATGAAAGCGTCCGTGAATATCGCTCGATTGACCGGCATATCGTTTAATACCTTTCCGGCAATCGCAGTAGAAACGTTTGACCAATTGACGGCCAAAGAGTAGAAAAATCATAGCATGGGATCACCCCCAAAAGGGCAGGTGGTCGCATGGGCCTGCCTGCCGCAGGCAGGGCTTCAAGGGATCCACGAGTCAAGTTCGGCATCACAAGCTGTCCGGTAGATATAGGGCTGCGAAATCATCGACGTATTTTTCCCCGTTCCTTAACAGCCAGCAAGGGAGATGAAGCTATGAAAGATCTGATTAAATACATTGCCCAGTCAATAGTTGACAACCCGGAACAGGTAAACGTTGAAGAGGTAGTGGGGAGCTATACCTCTGTACTGGAATTAAAAGTGGCCAAAGAGGATATCGGTAAAATTATCGGCAAACAAGGCCGGACAGCCCAGGCGATGAGAGCGATCTTAAACGCTGCTTCCGGCAAGGCAAAGAAAAGAATTGTTTTGGAAATTATCGAGTGATCTCGTCCCCAAAAAAGCGTTTTGCTTTCACCGCAAGATGAGTGCTTATGAACAAATCCGTTGACCCCGCAACATTTGGCCTGCACTCCGGTACAAGGATAGAAAAAACCGGCAAGGAAACATATGTCCTCATCATTCAGCGCAAAAGCAGAATTATTATGAAAGACGGGCGGAACATCCTGGCCAAGGCGGCTATAATCCAATCGGCTGTTCCAGAGGCCCGGGTGGATGTCCATACGTCCGCTCCGGTATGCAGTAAAACCAGACAGTTTCTGCAGGCGCATGGCATCACCATTGAGGCCATGAAGTAACAGCGCCCAAACAACACCGCCGGGACTTCAACGGGATAAAAACGCCATGGATCTTACCGGACTGGAAACGCCCTGCCTGGTTTTAGACCGGGGAAAAACCGCAAAAAACATCCGCTCCCTGCACCGGCGCCTGGCGCATCTCAACGTAAACCTGAGACCCCACGGAAAAACCGCAAAAAACATTGAGGTGCTCCGCATGGCCCTGGCAGGCCAGTCCGGCGGCATTACCGTATCGACCCTCAAGGAGGCCGAATACTATTTTGAAAACGGCATCCGGGATATTCTGTATGCAGTGGGTATTGCCCCCGTCAAACTGGATCATGTCGCCGGTTTGATCCAAAGGG
This region includes:
- a CDS encoding HAD hydrolase-like protein, with the protein product MKIENILFDLDGTLTDPKVGITRSIQYALEKLHRPVPAAGDLLWCIGPPLQESFRKLLSPDADQAETAVSLYRERFSAVGKFENEIYPGIIEALDDLSAQGFRLFVATSKPVVFALDIIAHFSLLPFFKQVYGLDGDLTDKGALISHILRNERIAAKRTLMVGDRSFDILGAKKTGVCSLGVTYGYGAKIELIEAGADFIADSPREIMETAKNLSGGYTAFHNKVPKQ
- a CDS encoding GYD domain-containing protein, with amino-acid sequence MATFFMFGNYTSEAIKAMSAARTELVVKEIKKMKGEVSAMHALLGQYDLLFCVNLPSVEAAMKASVNIARLTGISFNTFPAIAVETFDQLTAKE
- a CDS encoding KH domain-containing protein, translating into MKDLIKYIAQSIVDNPEQVNVEEVVGSYTSVLELKVAKEDIGKIIGKQGRTAQAMRAILNAASGKAKKRIVLEIIE